The stretch of DNA TGTCGCGGAGTTCGCGGATCATCTTCGCGGCGCGGGCGTCGTTGCCGGTATAGAGGTTGTTCAGCTGCGCGGTGTCGTAGTTGCCGCGCTTCCATTCCAGCTGGCTGAGGTCGACGTCGTCCGACACGCCGAAGTAGTGGAACGGCACCAGCAGATCGGCGTCCAGGGCGTCCCAGAGGCGCAGTTCGCTGGCGGTGCGGCCGTCGAAGAACTGCTGGGCGACGTCGACGCCGTCGCCGCGTTCCGGCGTGGCGGTCAGCCCAAGGAGCTGCTGCGGCTGCAGGTGGTCCAACAGCCGGCGGTAGGTGGGCGCCATGGCGTGGTGGAATTCGTCGATGACGACGACGTCGAAGAAGTCCGGTTTCATCTGTTCAATGCCGAGGGAGGACAGCGACTGGACCGAGGCGAAGATGTGTTTCCACTGCCCGGGTTTGTGCTCGCCGACGTAGAGCTCGCCGAAGGCGCCGTCCTGCATGACATCACGGTAGGTGCGCATGGCCTGCTTAAGGATTTCTTGCCGGTGGGCGACGAACAACAGCTTCAGATCGCGGCCGGCGTCCTCGCAGAGGCGCTTGTAGTCCAGGGCGGCGATAACGGTTTTGCCGGTACCAGTGGCGGCGACCAGGAGGTTGTGGTTGAAGCCTTTGACCCGCTCCGCTTCCAGGTCTTCGAGCATCTCCTCCTGGTGGAGGTAGGGCTGAACTTCGAGCCCGGTGGCTGCCCCGGGGATTGCCGTGCGCCGGCCGCCGTTCCGTTCCAGGGCGGCGTCAAGTTTTTCGCCGTCGCGTTCCGGGTCGTAGCTTTGGAAGGCGCGCTGCTCCCAGTAGCTGTCGAAAGTGACCTCGAACTTGTGCAGGAGTGCGGGCGTGCCGACGGCGCTGAGCCGAACGTTCCATTCGAGGCCGTCGAGGAGAGCCGCCTGGCTGAGGTTGGAGCTGCCGACGTAGGCGGTGTCGAATCCTGAGTCGCGGCGGAACAGCCAGGCCTTGGCGTGCAGCCGGGTGGCCTGGGTTTCGTAGCTGATCTTCACTTCGGGCGCCGTAGCGGTTGACGAGTTCGTCGATGGCCCGGCGCTCCGTGGCGCCCATGTAGGTGGTGGTGATGACCCGCAGTTTGGCGCCGCGTTCCTTGAGCTCCTCAAGCGCCGGATGCAGCAGGCGGAGGCCTGTCCAGCGGACGAAGGCACAGAGCAGGTCTACCGTGTTCGCGGACTCGATCTCGGTGCGCAACTCCGCTGCGAGGTTTGGATCGTCCTTGTTGTTGGTCAGGAGGGCGGAGTCGCTCAGCTTGGTGGTGGGACGGCGGAGATTGCGGCGCTTGAGCGTGTCTGGGCGGTGGAGGGACTGGAGCTGGGCGGGGCCGGGTGCGATGCGGTCTGTGGTGTTCAATTCCTGGAGGAGCCGGTTGGCCAGACCAACTCTGTCTCCCGGTTTGGCTGCCGTCATGACCTGACGGACTGCCTCTGCCACGTGGCGAGAGAGGATGTCAGGAGTATCCTCGTCTTCTATGTCAGTGAAGACCGGCAGCAACCCTGTTCGTTGGCTCAACCGGTTGTCGAGTGCGTCCGTGTTGAGAAGTTCGTACAGCCCCTCGGGCAACTGATCAGTTGCCTCTCCCCCAATGAAATTAGTCACTTCGCCAGGGTATTGGCCGGAGTCCGGACTACCAAACTTCTACTATCCGTGTCTGTCGGTATCTGATCTACAGTCCTGGAGGTCCACTAATCCAAGTAGATCGATTCGTGCGAGGACTCGAAGATTCCCGGCCTCTTACGCCACACGGCCCTGACTTGGAATGAGTGCAACAAATCGACCAGGTCGTCTGAGGGGCGCGATGGCAACAGCAGAGCCAGAGCCTCGCACTCATCGATAAACCTCGAGTAGTCCAGTATCTGGCCCAAGCCCAGTCTCACGTCGGGTCTAGTCGAGGAAGCCTTGGCTTCATAGAGGGTGAGCGTCTCCTCGTCGTAAAGATCGGTAAGCAGGCGCTCACTAGAGCCTCGCGGAAAGATCTCCCACCTGGTGAAGGTTCGGCCCTTTGCTCTCTGAAGCTCAGTAAATTCATCAATCAGACTTTGTTCGACCTTCGTCGCAACGAGTGCATCGACGGCAACACGCCGGAACTCCGAGATCAAGCTGATCTCTAGCGGTATCTGTCTGGCTCGTGAGACGTCTGTACTTGGAGTTGGGTCGCCATGTTGGTCGTTCTTCGGGATCAGGTCGAAACCGAGCCTTTTCAGAGCTAGTCGGGACTGTGCTCCACCGTTGAATGTTGAGGTCGACAGCGGCCCTCGTCGCGGAAACTGAATACCGTATGCAAAAGACAATAGGGGCTTCGAGTCGTAGGTAACACCGTCCACTACTGCCACGTATTTCGCTGATTCCGTGTAGCCGTACCGGTCCAGAAAAACGCGCTGCCCAAGTCGATGAACCTCCGCCGCTGCTTGGCGAACCGCATCCGCACTAGTTAATTCGCTAAGTGTCATGCTTCATTCTGCATTCAAACGACTCCTGGATGGGGAAGGCCGGAAATCGTGCCGTGGTCCTGTCAGCGGCCGGAGGACCGGATCATGGCCATCACAACCTATCCGTGAGGAGCAAGCCTTTTACCGGTAGGCCATCACGAGCTGCAACCAACGCAAGCTACGCTTCCCCTCGCTCGAGCACTACAACGCTGAACGAATCTAATCCGGCATAAGAACCACTCCACTCGCCCGATTGTCACCACCCTAATGGCGCAAAACCCCTAGGACTTCGCAAAAGTAAAACGGCGCTTGAGTGCCGCACCCCGCGTGTAGGGCCACCGCTTCTCAAACTGCAGCCGACCAACCACAATGTCTGGACCAATCCCCAATTCACTTGCGAATTTCGTTACATCATCATCGGATTGAAGGGTGCTTAAGCGATCTTCAAAACGGCGAGGGATCAATAGCTGGGACGCAAAGGCATCGGCTTCGGACTCCGCACCGCTATGAGGTCCTTGGTCATTGATGAAAACGTCCTTCTTGGAATGCAGCAGCAAATGTCCAATCTCGTGGAAAAATGTAAACCAAAAAATGTCACTCCACCGATGTCGCAGCGAGAGCTGAATCAGCACTTTATCCGGTTGGACCCACCGCGTAGCACCGACGATTCGAGCTCCAGAAATCTCAGGCTCGAAAACAACAGCAATTCCGATATCCTCGCAAGCAGACTTCAATCGAGGTACCCACTCGTTGGGATTGGATAAGCGCGTGAGACTTCGTAGGTCCTCTAGGGAACTCAGTAACTTCGCTTTATCGAAGGGGCTGCAACTGATCTTCATTGCTTCGACCTCACCGATCCGAAGCCAAGCTGCGACAGCCGTTGGATCACTTGAGAAGGCCTTGGATCGTCGATATGCGGTCGGACGTTCCCACAAAGCCTCCCATGAGGCTTTGTCTGCGACACCGAAGAAGTTGCATACTTCTCGAAGAGTATCGATCGAGTAGCTCGCCGATTGAATCCGCTTCCTCTTAGCGAGTTCTGCAAGCGGCAGCGTCTTCAGCCAGTCCAGGTCTAACTTAAGCTTCTCTGCCTCTTTAGTACGCGACCGATCCAGTTGATATGTGCTCTCAAGATTTGTCCACATCGACGCAGGGACGCCTGTTGCCCGCTCAAGCAATATCGTCGTCTCAGGGCTTATCGATGCCGTCCCTTTGACAATCTGATTGATGTGCTTAGCGGAAAGCCCTGTCCGGATCGCGAGGTCGCTTTGGGTCATCGCTCGTTCGTCGAGCACCTCCAATAGCGTCGAACCAGGCGGCAGTATGCGCTCAGGAGCGTAAGGATATGCCGTCGCCGTCATGGCTGGCTCCTCCCTGATAGTCGCTGGTAGTCACTTACTGTGATGCTTTCGATCGATTGCCACGCTCGGCCGACCAAGACTTCTCCGCGTTGGCCGATGTCCGTTGGATGAAAAGTAAGTTGGCAGTGCGGTGAAACATCGATTGCGAAGTACCCGCGAAGCGGTGAGTTCAGCTCCCGGCACCTGCCCGGCATCACTTTCATTTCCGCAAGTGTCGACGCACCCATCAGCTGTTGAAGGCGGAGATCAATACGGCCCGCGCCGTCTGCGCCAAACTCGCGGACCCTATTTTGCTCGTTGCCTAACAGCATGGCGAGCCCCTCGGTCCTGAAGAAGACGTCCATGTACCCGCCTGATCGATCCTATTGCCTACCACTCCTGAGCATACCGCCTACGCCCCGTTTCGCGTGAACCGAAACAAGGCCAGTTTCTGCCGGCGTTTAATTAACCCTTTTGGTACATGCTACTGTTGCAATAGAACGGACCAAAACGGTCCATCACAACCAGGAGGTAGTCACCATGACGGCAGAGAAGAAGCCCGCCAACATCACGTTTACGATCGACGGGCGGTCATTTACCGTGGGCGATAAGCACCAGCCCGCCAGCGCACTGCTGGGCCTGGCAGGATTGCCAGCACTGGGATACGACCTCGCCGAGGTGAGGGGACACGGTGACGTTCATACGTTCAAGGACGACCAGCAAGTTGTGATCAAGACAGGGGATGAGTTCGTCACCGTCCGGCAGAGTGCGCAGGTCGCCTAAGTGTCGGGCGCGGGACAGACCAACGGACTCGACGGCCTTATCTTGGGGCTGGAAGTTCTTGGCGCGAAGCCGACTGTCGAAGGCAACGTACTTAGCTTCACAGTGAAGGCAACTTCCGGATCTTTCGCCGGCGTCGAAGTTCGAAGCGGAATCGACTTGGAGGAAACGGGAAGCTGGCCACTCATCCCTCCCCACTGGGTGCACTTCCCAGACTCTGTAGAGTTCCAAACCACCAATGCTCAGCCGTCGAGCAAGGAGGGGTGGCTCAAGCACTCGCGCAACATTGTCAGTTGGGGAGATGCACGTGACCCTGCCCAGTCTTGGCTGTCACATGTTCGCGCTGTCCTTACGGATGCCAGATGACTGCAAGATTTTCCGTCGCCATGACGAACGTGACTAGCAGCAAACTCACTGATCACTTGCTCCGTATGGACGGCCAAGAAGACATCTGTCTTGCCCTTTATGCTCCCTCCACCGGCAGCCTGCGACGCACGGCCATCGTTAACGAAGTACTGCTTCCTCAGTCGGGGGAGCGCTCCGTACATGGCAACGCCTCCTTCAGCGGGAGCTATGTGTTGCGTGCCTGCCAGAAGGCCGCCAGGACTGGACAGGGGGTAATGATTATCCACTCCCATCCGAAAGGCCGCGGCTGGCAAGGAATGAGCTCGCAAGATGCTGACGCAGAGGAATCGTACTCCCGGTTAGCCTTACAGCTAACCGGGGAGCCACTCGTCGGCATGACCTTGGCGGGCGAGGGCACGTGGTCCGCCCGCACGTGGACGGCGTCGGAGTCTACCCAAGCCGACTACGTCCGCGTTGTCGGGCCCTCTCTCAACGTGTACTGGAACAACAAACAACGCCCGATACCCTCAAGCAATGACCGACAAATGCGCACAATCTCAGCCTGGGGAGACAAAACACAGGCTGACATCGCCCGTCTGCGCCTGCTCGTAATCGGTGTCGGGAGTGTAGGGCTGGACGTCGCGGTCCGGCTGGCCGCCGCAGGTGCACGTCATGTGGGTGTCATGGATTTTGACGTCGTCCAAGAACATAACCTGGATCGAATGATCGGCTCAACACAGTCTGACGCAGCGATCCGGCGGCTCAAAATAGAAGTCGCACACCGAGAAATGGCGAGGGCAGCCACCGCCTCCAGCCACGAGTTCCGAACCCATAACCAGGACGTAACGACGGTAGAAGGCCAAGCAACCGCCCTGGACTATGACATTGTCATCAGTTGCGTGGACCGACCCTATCCACGCGCAGTCCTGAACCAGATGGCCTACTCAGACCTAATCCCCGTCATTGACGGCGGCATAGGAATTGACGTCTTCTCTGACGGCGCAATGCGCGGTGCCACTATTCGCACGCACACCCTAACCGCCGGGAGGCCGTGCTTAGTCTGTTCCGCCCAAATCGATATGTCGGAAGTGACCCTGGACAAAGAGGGCCTACTTGATGATCCTTCCTACATAGCTGCAGCCGGACAGGCTCAGCGCGGAAACCAGAACGTCGCCCTGCTTTCCATCGGCGTCACGGCCGGGCTCCTAAGTCAATTGGTCAGTCTCGTTGCAAAGCCCGGAGGGCGTGGTGTCTCGGCGCCGCTGAGATACTCCTTAACGACGCAATCTCTTGAGCACCTTGATGTGAAATCGCGACCACATTGTCCATTTGAGGCGGAGACCGGTAGAGGGGATTTGCGCGTAGCACTGACCCGTCCGGATGCCTGAGAACTCCAAAGTGTCGGACCGCTGCCTTAGTGTGGGCCGGACCACGGTTAGTTACCGACCAATGGCGAGCGACTCGACCGCAGCAGGATCAGCAGAAAGGGATACCGGGATGGACGCTGGGACAACGCAGACTGAGCCCGAGGCACGGCAGGAGCGGCGAGATCTGTACCGGTACGTGACCGCTGACAATGCCGAAGAGTACATCGCCATCATGCGCCTCTTTTCCTCCACTCTCCTTGCCGACCTGTCGGCAGGCGAGGCGCAGGCGGCGCTCGAACGCTCCGGCGCCCTAATAAGTGTTGACGACCTCGAAAGCCGCTGCCGCCAGCTGGAGCAGTGGGGCAATCTGGTGCGGTCGGTTCGCGACGCGCGCGCCGCCACCGTGGCCGAATGGGTCCGCTCCCGCTCCCGGTATCAGGTGTCTAAGCTTGGCGGTCGCGTCGCGCGACAAGTTGACGAGGTGATCAGCGCCAGCGACGGTGCCCGCGAAGTGGCCCGCGAGCTCTTGGGCGTGACTGTGGAGACGCTCCAACGCATCACCGACCGTCTCGACAGCCATAGATCGCTCGACACAGACGCACTCGCGGGCGACGTCACCACTGTGTTCCAGAACCAGCGCTTCTTCGCGGAGTCCGCCACGGACTTCTACGCCTTCGTCCAGTCCCGCATCTCCCGCTACGACCTCGGTGGCCCCGAATATGCAGGCTTCAAGGAAATGTTGATGAGCTACGTCGACCTAATCACCGCCGACGTCGCCCGCCATGCGCCCGCGATCGCCACTCTCCTCGAAGCGCTTGAGCCGCGGCTGCCCGCGCTGCTGGACGCCCTCGATTCGCTGCCGTCTTTGCCCGAATCCGATGGGACAGCCACCGAGCGCTCTCCCGGCCGAAATGCCGAGGACTGGGAAGAGCTCACCGCCTGGTACACCGGGCGTCGTGGTCGATCCGGGCCTGCGCAATTGCGTGGGGCCGCTGACCAGGCTTTGGCGCAGCTCATCGCCAACGCCAAACGGATGCTGGCCGTGGCAGGGACCGGCGTCTCCCGACGCGCCGACCTGCTGCGCTTGGCTCGGTGGTTCGACACCGCCGACGCGGATGCGGCGCACCGCATCTTCAATGCCGCGTTCGGTGCGTACCCGTCCCGACACCTGCTGCGCGGTCCCGACGAGGATACCGGCCGGGACGGCGCCACCACATCGTGGTGGGACGCTGAACCGGTTGATGTGCCTTTGTCGCTGCGCGAGCGTGGTGACCGGGCCGCACGTGGGCGTACCGCCCGCGTTCTGGACCCCGGTCTGGAGCGCGAGCTGCTCCTCGCTCTGGCCCAGGAGGAGGCCGATCGGCTGGCGGCCGCCGCGGCCGAACTCACTGCGTCCGGAAACCTCGACGGCGCACGCCTGTCCCCCGCAGCTCGGAACCTGCTCTTAGACCGGTTCGGCGCTCTCCTGGCGGTGGAGCAGAACCTCGAAAACGCCGCAATCCACACAGACACGAGCCTCGGCCTGGCTCTGACCGCGATCCCGGCCAGGGGGCGCAGCACCGTGATTCACAGCGACGACGGAACCCTGACCGTGCATGACCTCCTCTTGCGGGTCCATCCCGCCGAGGTTCCCGTCACTCTCGACGATGATGAGGGCAAGATGACAGGGACCGGGCCGTGAGCGCGGCCGCCCGTCCGCCAGCGGGGAGCGCCGTGACGGCCTCGCACGCCGCTTCCGAGCGGCGAGAAGCGGCGCGCTTCTTGCTCATGCACCCGGTGATGACCACCGCGCAGTACCCCGAGGAAATGGCCCTGGTGCGCCGGAATGCAGGCGCACTGAAATCCACGTTCGCCACAACGCTCGGCTATACCTTGGTCATTGAGGCGAGCTTTGCCCGACTCGCCAAAGCTCCCCTGCCGGTGGATGCTCCCGTGCGTCCTGCGCGGCGCAGCAATGGCGGCGACTTCACTCCCCGGGCCTACACCTACCTGGCCCTGGTCTGCGCCGGTCTGCTCTCACCGTCAGTCGGTGAGCAGATCTTGCTGTCCCAGCTCGTCGAACAACTGCGCGCCGATGCCGCTAGCGTCGGTATCAGCATCGACGACGCCTTACCCGAACGGCGAGCCCTGGTTGCCGC from Arthrobacter sp. B3I9 encodes:
- a CDS encoding ImmA/IrrE family metallo-endopeptidase yields the protein MTATAYPYAPERILPPGSTLLEVLDERAMTQSDLAIRTGLSAKHINQIVKGTASISPETTILLERATGVPASMWTNLESTYQLDRSRTKEAEKLKLDLDWLKTLPLAELAKRKRIQSASYSIDTLREVCNFFGVADKASWEALWERPTAYRRSKAFSSDPTAVAAWLRIGEVEAMKISCSPFDKAKLLSSLEDLRSLTRLSNPNEWVPRLKSACEDIGIAVVFEPEISGARIVGATRWVQPDKVLIQLSLRHRWSDIFWFTFFHEIGHLLLHSKKDVFINDQGPHSGAESEADAFASQLLIPRRFEDRLSTLQSDDDVTKFASELGIGPDIVVGRLQFEKRWPYTRGAALKRRFTFAKS
- a CDS encoding ThiF family adenylyltransferase, yielding MTNVTSSKLTDHLLRMDGQEDICLALYAPSTGSLRRTAIVNEVLLPQSGERSVHGNASFSGSYVLRACQKAARTGQGVMIIHSHPKGRGWQGMSSQDADAEESYSRLALQLTGEPLVGMTLAGEGTWSARTWTASESTQADYVRVVGPSLNVYWNNKQRPIPSSNDRQMRTISAWGDKTQADIARLRLLVIGVGSVGLDVAVRLAAAGARHVGVMDFDVVQEHNLDRMIGSTQSDAAIRRLKIEVAHREMARAATASSHEFRTHNQDVTTVEGQATALDYDIVISCVDRPYPRAVLNQMAYSDLIPVIDGGIGIDVFSDGAMRGATIRTHTLTAGRPCLVCSAQIDMSEVTLDKEGLLDDPSYIAAAGQAQRGNQNVALLSIGVTAGLLSQLVSLVAKPGGRGVSAPLRYSLTTQSLEHLDVKSRPHCPFEAETGRGDLRVALTRPDA
- a CDS encoding TIGR02677 family protein, coding for MDAGTTQTEPEARQERRDLYRYVTADNAEEYIAIMRLFSSTLLADLSAGEAQAALERSGALISVDDLESRCRQLEQWGNLVRSVRDARAATVAEWVRSRSRYQVSKLGGRVARQVDEVISASDGAREVARELLGVTVETLQRITDRLDSHRSLDTDALAGDVTTVFQNQRFFAESATDFYAFVQSRISRYDLGGPEYAGFKEMLMSYVDLITADVARHAPAIATLLEALEPRLPALLDALDSLPSLPESDGTATERSPGRNAEDWEELTAWYTGRRGRSGPAQLRGAADQALAQLIANAKRMLAVAGTGVSRRADLLRLARWFDTADADAAHRIFNAAFGAYPSRHLLRGPDEDTGRDGATTSWWDAEPVDVPLSLRERGDRAARGRTARVLDPGLERELLLALAQEEADRLAAAAAELTASGNLDGARLSPAARNLLLDRFGALLAVEQNLENAAIHTDTSLGLALTAIPARGRSTVIHSDDGTLTVHDLLLRVHPAEVPVTLDDDEGKMTGTGP